From one Streptomyces sp. NBC_01478 genomic stretch:
- a CDS encoding LLM class flavin-dependent oxidoreductase, with amino-acid sequence MTITSLAFLTPGNFADDDPYTGLEETLQLFEYGERLGYDGAWIRQRHLEHGVGSAAVFLAAAGQRTERVELGTAVIPIGYESPFRLAEDLALADVLSRGRLQIGFSTGMPHAELLGDLVYDGDWRAFDLSYGRVARVVDNLRGDYLGGPGTVIQSPGNTQRPRLQPHNPGLVDRIWYGGGSLRSARWAGENGLNLLSGNIVTGEGTDDFTTAQANLLAAYRRVRPTARVAIGRVIVPLDSADRATRTRYRDYAASRHARTLAPQGPRRTLFAPDVVGTAEQILEQLAADPVVPAVSELRLELPYEFRREEYEQILHDALHLVAPELGWRPARLEAAR; translated from the coding sequence ATGACCATCACCTCCCTCGCCTTCCTCACTCCGGGCAACTTCGCCGACGACGACCCGTACACCGGCCTGGAGGAGACGCTCCAACTCTTCGAGTACGGCGAGCGGTTGGGCTACGACGGTGCCTGGATCAGGCAACGCCACCTCGAACACGGCGTCGGTTCGGCCGCGGTGTTCCTCGCCGCGGCCGGACAGCGCACCGAGCGCGTCGAGTTGGGGACCGCGGTCATCCCGATCGGCTACGAGAGCCCGTTCCGGCTGGCCGAGGACCTGGCCCTGGCCGACGTCCTGTCCCGGGGCCGCCTCCAGATCGGCTTCAGCACCGGCATGCCGCACGCCGAACTCCTCGGCGACCTCGTGTACGACGGCGACTGGCGCGCCTTCGACCTGTCCTACGGCCGGGTCGCCCGCGTCGTCGACAACCTGCGCGGCGACTATCTCGGCGGCCCGGGCACGGTGATCCAGTCACCGGGCAACACCCAACGCCCACGTCTGCAACCGCACAACCCGGGCCTGGTGGACCGCATCTGGTACGGCGGCGGCAGTCTGCGTTCGGCCCGCTGGGCCGGTGAGAACGGCCTCAACCTGCTGTCCGGGAACATCGTCACCGGCGAGGGCACCGACGACTTCACCACCGCCCAGGCGAACCTCCTCGCCGCATACAGGCGGGTCCGGCCCACCGCCCGCGTCGCGATAGGCCGCGTCATCGTGCCGTTGGACAGCGCCGACCGGGCCACCCGCACCCGCTACCGGGACTACGCCGCGAGCCGCCACGCCCGCACCCTGGCCCCCCAGGGCCCGAGGCGGACCCTGTTCGCCCCCGACGTGGTCGGCACGGCGGAGCAGATCCTGGAGCAACTGGCGGCGGACCCGGTGGTGCCGGCGGTGTCGGAGCTGCGCCTTGAGCTGCCGTACGAGTTCCGGCGGGAGGAGTACGAGCAGATCCTGCACGACGCGCTCCATCTGGTCGCGCCCGAACTCGGCTGGCGTCCGGCGCGGTTGGAGGCCGCGCGATGA
- a CDS encoding hydroxyethylthiazole kinase, with product MEEITYADPAVAEGIAAIRAGSPFVYGLTNYVVANLGANVLPAVGAGPAIGAAAS from the coding sequence ATGGAAGAGATCACCTACGCAGACCCCGCGGTCGCCGAAGGCATCGCCGCCATCCGCGCCGGCTCCCCGTTCGTCTACGGCCTCACCAACTACGTCGTCGCCAACCTCGGCGCCAACGTCCTGCCGGCCGTCGGCGCGGGCCCCGCCATCGGCGCCGCGGCCTCGTAG
- a CDS encoding LuxR family transcriptional regulator: MSIADIADLPDVPQAGTAAGDVYTLALRSEYVDLQRCVRDLGISEAEAAAAIDDLLRLRLLHLVHGCTYAYVAVNPMSASLQLLAMQDEALRRRQHELERLRQQMHSLLPLYRANFSGEPHHPHVQRVEDPRAARGVLTTITVEAKREILFSLPVQDPWEEPADLDRGAWLRSAGTRSDLLRVLLPESARFDVRVRERVETLIADGGQVRTTVSPPAWLLVADAEVAVVPAEEGPGLSVVRERSVVAALRHTLTGAWDEARPFDGSYDHDSARSTSALIDDAILRMLLNGLEDKVIARRLEISLRTCQRRIADLMDALGARTRLQAGYVLGQRGRGEERKAA, translated from the coding sequence ATGAGCATCGCTGACATAGCAGACCTGCCGGACGTCCCGCAGGCGGGCACCGCGGCAGGCGACGTGTACACGCTCGCCTTACGGAGCGAGTACGTCGATCTCCAACGGTGCGTACGCGATCTCGGCATCTCCGAGGCAGAGGCGGCCGCGGCCATCGACGATCTCCTCCGGCTGCGGCTCCTGCATCTGGTGCACGGCTGCACCTACGCCTACGTCGCCGTCAACCCGATGTCCGCCTCCCTGCAACTGCTGGCGATGCAGGACGAGGCGCTACGCCGGCGGCAGCACGAACTGGAGCGGCTGCGGCAGCAGATGCACAGCCTGCTCCCGCTGTACCGGGCCAATTTCTCGGGCGAGCCCCACCATCCGCACGTGCAACGCGTCGAGGACCCGAGAGCCGCCAGGGGCGTGCTCACCACGATCACGGTCGAGGCGAAGCGGGAGATCCTGTTCTCCCTCCCCGTCCAGGATCCGTGGGAGGAACCGGCGGACCTGGACCGCGGGGCGTGGCTGCGGAGCGCGGGAACGCGTTCCGACCTCCTCCGGGTGCTGCTGCCGGAGTCGGCCAGGTTCGACGTACGGGTGCGCGAGCGGGTCGAGACGCTGATCGCCGACGGGGGCCAGGTGCGCACGACCGTCTCGCCTCCGGCATGGCTGCTGGTCGCCGACGCCGAGGTCGCCGTGGTCCCCGCCGAGGAGGGCCCGGGGCTCAGCGTCGTCCGCGAGCGGTCCGTGGTCGCGGCGCTACGGCACACCCTCACCGGCGCGTGGGACGAGGCGCGGCCCTTCGACGGCAGCTACGACCACGACAGCGCGCGCTCCACCTCGGCCCTGATCGACGACGCCATTCTGCGCATGCTGCTCAACGGCCTTGAGGACAAGGTGATCGCCCGCCGCCTGGAGATCTCCCTGCGCACCTGCCAGCGGCGCATCGCCGACCTCATGGACGCGCTGGGGGCCAGGACGCGTCTCCAGGCCGGCTATGTGCTCGGGCAACGGGGGCGCGGCGAGGAGCGGAAGGCCGCGTAA
- a CDS encoding FkbO/Hyg5 family chorismatase — MSNRQPEARLQGLWSDLVPVAATPEGPSAPRGNVLGRIRFTDAPAEATLDDATPLLTTHMTNEHVRPVEEIWRTALPVRTGVADDAVFAEDGEHVFYAVRLGPQPVYRSQVRELYESALEFAWERGYTDLVRMWNLIGGITSPNADGLEIYRDFCTGRAEAFAAFADRFPQLPAATGIGTLSPGVDVCFLAAKPGRAVHLENPRQTPAYKYPSQYGPKSPSFARATFLKDAGAPGSVTGSLFVSGTASILGDDTVHADNVAFQAEETLRNIEALVGGDNLRAHGLDGAGYDVKDLDQVKVYVRDAEHLPVVRNICESTLPADTDISYFNVAVCRPDLLVEIEGVCR, encoded by the coding sequence ATGAGTAACCGTCAGCCCGAGGCACGCTTACAGGGCCTCTGGTCCGACCTGGTTCCCGTCGCCGCCACGCCGGAGGGGCCGTCGGCCCCGCGCGGCAACGTGTTGGGGCGGATCCGCTTCACGGACGCCCCTGCCGAAGCCACCCTGGACGACGCCACTCCGCTCCTGACCACCCATATGACCAACGAGCACGTCCGTCCCGTCGAGGAGATCTGGCGGACCGCCCTCCCCGTGCGGACCGGCGTCGCCGACGACGCCGTCTTCGCCGAGGACGGCGAGCACGTCTTCTACGCGGTACGCCTCGGCCCCCAACCGGTGTACCGCTCACAGGTGCGCGAACTGTACGAGAGCGCCCTGGAGTTCGCCTGGGAGCGCGGCTACACCGACCTGGTCCGCATGTGGAACCTCATCGGCGGCATCACCAGCCCGAACGCGGACGGCCTGGAGATCTACCGCGACTTCTGCACAGGCCGCGCGGAGGCGTTCGCCGCCTTCGCCGACCGCTTCCCCCAACTCCCGGCCGCCACCGGCATCGGCACCCTCTCTCCGGGCGTCGACGTCTGCTTCCTGGCCGCGAAGCCGGGCCGGGCCGTACACCTGGAGAACCCCCGGCAGACGCCCGCCTACAAGTACCCCTCCCAGTACGGGCCGAAGTCGCCCAGTTTCGCCCGGGCCACGTTCCTGAAGGACGCGGGCGCGCCGGGATCCGTGACGGGGAGCCTCTTCGTCTCGGGCACGGCCAGCATTCTCGGCGACGACACGGTGCACGCCGACAACGTTGCCTTCCAGGCCGAGGAGACGCTGCGCAACATCGAGGCGCTCGTCGGCGGCGACAACCTCCGCGCCCACGGCCTGGACGGGGCCGGGTACGACGTCAAGGACCTCGACCAGGTCAAGGTCTATGTACGCGACGCCGAGCACCTCCCCGTCGTACGGAACATCTGCGAGTCGACGCTCCCCGCCGACACGGACATCTCGTATTTCAACGTCGCGGTCTGCCGGCCCGACCTGCTGGTCGAGATCGAGGGAGTGTGCAGGTGA
- a CDS encoding class I adenylate-forming enzyme family protein yields MTDILTDLPTAPAETVPTTGNLSARLEDLARRSGWLGRTAYLQGTHRYSYGEVYEQVRRTAVSLRGLGVGRGDRVLLALPDSVAFVVTFLAVLRIGAVAVPVNTFFHADELRSSEELAEASLVVADASLRAEFHGRAVTPRELTEAYDPAGADGPEPLASDAPAFAVFTSGTTGAPRLCFHAHGDALHFDRAIGGVLALRQGEVCYSVSRMYFAYGLGNSVLLPLQRGAAVVLSPQRADETNVPQLLERHGVSVFYAQPSFYARLLARPQVADLLGRLRLALVAGETLPRPLEDRLRRVLGPRLLNICGTSEIGHAVLANGPDEIHPYSLGRILPPYRVRVVDDTGEPVPEGEVGQLQISGPGIGPGVKRGGLPPHRLGPDEWFATGDSARVDAKGLVWLLGRVDDIEIVAGANVHPTEVEDLITGIAGVREVAVCSVRRADGTTSLRAYIVPEPGVDRIATLAATIRSTTGAKLTSYKVPEDVEFIDALPRNSTGKILRRVLRGANRELPDGTA; encoded by the coding sequence GTGACGGACATCCTCACGGACCTGCCCACCGCTCCGGCCGAGACCGTCCCGACAACTGGCAACCTGTCCGCACGACTTGAGGACCTCGCGCGCCGGAGCGGCTGGCTCGGCCGGACCGCGTACCTCCAGGGCACGCACCGCTACTCCTACGGCGAGGTGTACGAGCAGGTACGCCGAACCGCCGTGTCCCTACGGGGACTTGGTGTCGGGCGCGGGGACCGGGTGCTGCTGGCGCTGCCCGACAGCGTGGCCTTCGTGGTGACGTTCCTGGCCGTCCTGCGGATCGGCGCCGTGGCCGTACCGGTCAACACCTTCTTCCACGCCGACGAGTTGCGCTCCAGCGAGGAGCTCGCCGAAGCCTCGCTGGTCGTCGCCGACGCGTCGCTCCGCGCGGAGTTCCACGGCCGGGCCGTGACCCCGAGGGAACTGACGGAGGCCTACGACCCGGCCGGCGCCGACGGCCCGGAGCCGCTCGCGTCGGACGCCCCCGCCTTCGCCGTGTTCACCTCCGGCACCACGGGCGCACCCCGCCTCTGCTTCCACGCCCACGGCGACGCCCTGCACTTCGACCGGGCGATCGGCGGTGTCCTCGCGCTCCGCCAGGGCGAGGTCTGCTACTCCGTGTCGCGGATGTACTTCGCCTACGGGCTGGGCAATTCGGTCCTCCTCCCCCTGCAGCGCGGCGCGGCCGTCGTACTGAGCCCGCAGCGCGCGGACGAGACGAACGTCCCGCAGCTCCTGGAACGCCACGGCGTGAGCGTCTTCTACGCCCAGCCCAGCTTCTACGCCAGGCTGCTCGCCCGCCCTCAAGTGGCCGACCTGCTGGGCCGGTTGCGGCTGGCTCTGGTCGCCGGGGAGACGCTGCCCCGCCCGCTGGAGGACAGGCTGCGCCGCGTTCTCGGACCCCGGCTGCTGAACATCTGCGGGACCAGCGAGATCGGGCACGCCGTCCTCGCCAACGGCCCGGACGAGATCCACCCGTACAGCCTGGGGCGCATCCTTCCGCCGTACCGGGTGCGGGTCGTCGACGACACGGGCGAGCCCGTACCGGAGGGAGAGGTCGGGCAGTTGCAGATCTCCGGCCCCGGCATCGGTCCCGGTGTGAAGCGGGGCGGCCTGCCGCCGCACCGGCTCGGCCCCGACGAGTGGTTCGCCACCGGGGACTCCGCACGCGTGGACGCCAAGGGACTGGTGTGGCTGCTCGGGCGGGTGGACGACATCGAGATCGTCGCCGGGGCCAACGTCCATCCCACCGAGGTGGAGGACCTGATCACCGGTATCGCCGGGGTCCGCGAGGTCGCCGTCTGCTCGGTGCGCCGCGCCGACGGCACGACGAGCCTGCGCGCCTACATCGTCCCCGAGCCCGGAGTGGACCGGATCGCCACGCTGGCGGCCACGATCCGCTCGACCACCGGGGCGAAGCTCACTTCGTACAAGGTCCCCGAGGACGTCGAGTTCATCGACGCGTTGCCCCGCAACAGCACGGGAAAGATTCTCCGCCGCGTCCTGCGCGGAGCGAACAGGGAGTTGCCCGATGGCACAGCATGA
- a CDS encoding DMT family transporter, with translation MAQHETSPPTAKTPPSALAAAVLTMVLWASAFVAIRHIGESVRPGPLALGRLLIGSVALLAVVAFRREGLPPRAAWPGIAGMGVFWFGLYMVALNWGEQHTDAGTAALLIGAGPLLVALLAGFLLHEGFPRPLLIGLAVAFVGAALAGASSGGGDSALIGVLLCLAAAAGHAVGVIFQKPALSLASPLQVTAYASTIGAVACLPFAGQLVSDLGDASAGAWAGVVYLGLLPTALAFWTWSYALAHMPAGRLGAVTYIVPALTVLLAWPTLGEFPSGLALAGGALCLLGVGLSRRQPRTAPETASSPAPRPASVGGGRGETADISGPAPAQD, from the coding sequence ATGGCACAGCATGAGACGTCCCCGCCCACCGCGAAGACACCGCCCAGCGCGTTGGCCGCCGCAGTGCTCACCATGGTGTTGTGGGCCTCGGCGTTCGTGGCGATCCGCCACATCGGCGAGAGCGTGCGACCCGGCCCCCTCGCGCTCGGCCGTCTCCTCATCGGTTCCGTAGCGCTCCTCGCCGTCGTGGCGTTCCGGCGCGAGGGACTGCCGCCGCGTGCCGCGTGGCCGGGGATCGCCGGCATGGGCGTGTTCTGGTTCGGCCTGTACATGGTGGCCCTGAACTGGGGCGAGCAGCACACGGACGCGGGGACGGCGGCCCTGCTCATCGGCGCCGGTCCGCTGCTGGTGGCGCTGCTCGCCGGGTTCCTGCTGCACGAGGGGTTCCCGCGTCCCCTGCTCATCGGCCTCGCGGTGGCCTTCGTGGGCGCGGCGCTGGCCGGGGCTTCGAGCGGCGGCGGGGATTCGGCCCTCATCGGTGTGCTGCTCTGCCTGGCAGCGGCGGCGGGTCACGCCGTCGGCGTCATCTTCCAGAAGCCCGCGCTCTCCCTCGCGTCACCGTTGCAGGTCACCGCCTACGCCAGCACGATCGGTGCCGTCGCCTGCCTGCCCTTCGCGGGTCAGCTCGTCTCGGATCTGGGCGACGCGTCGGCCGGGGCCTGGGCGGGAGTGGTGTATCTGGGGCTGCTTCCGACGGCGTTGGCCTTCTGGACCTGGTCGTACGCGCTGGCGCACATGCCGGCGGGGCGGCTGGGAGCGGTGACGTACATCGTGCCCGCCCTCACGGTGCTGCTGGCGTGGCCCACGCTGGGAGAGTTCCCGTCCGGCCTGGCGCTCGCCGGGGGTGCGCTGTGCCTGCTCGGCGTCGGTCTCTCGCGCCGTCAGCCGCGCACCGCGCCCGAGACGGCCTCGTCGCCGGCCCCTCGGCCCGCGTCCGTCGGCGGAGGCCGCGGCGAGACCGCCGACATCTCAGGACCGGCGCCGGCGCAGGACTGA
- a CDS encoding DUF6059 family protein, with product MSRARRWTDALARWTPGLLAVGCCLGGLPLPALAPHEETPEPYGGLPSGHPECLAAHIPPTDVERELWSALGQRV from the coding sequence ATGAGCCGCGCACGCCGATGGACCGACGCGCTGGCCCGGTGGACGCCGGGTCTGCTCGCGGTCGGCTGCTGCCTGGGCGGACTTCCGCTGCCCGCACTCGCCCCCCACGAGGAGACACCGGAGCCGTACGGAGGACTGCCGTCCGGCCACCCGGAGTGTCTCGCCGCGCACATCCCGCCGACCGATGTGGAGCGGGAGTTGTGGTCCGCCCTCGGTCAGAGAGTCTGA
- a CDS encoding dipeptidase → MTDTAQDLVDEVLSSTPVFDGHNDLPIALRARSGYSVEGLDDGRPDLHTDLPRLRAGGVGAQFWSVYVSSQLPEPEAVVATLEQIDAVYRLVARYPDTLRIAYTAADVERSLADGRIASLLGIEGGHSLAESPGVLRSYARLGVRYVTLTHNDNTSWADSATDEPGVGGLNDTGRAIVAELNRTGVLVDLSHVAESTQRAALAASTSPVLFSHSSVRALNDHPRNVADPVLELLRDNGGVIQLTFVPYFISAEVAEWAQELRAERERLGLPSQPWTWPRAPRPGEEPAQVAKEFAAGVTVTADDDRLRRWTERHPRPEVTVAQVADHVEHAREVAGRDHIGLGGDYDGVDHQPVGLADVSGYPVLLRELAGRGWSRADLEALTGRNVLRVLREAEHRATEPLWPTAPLR, encoded by the coding sequence ATGACCGACACCGCGCAGGACCTCGTCGACGAGGTACTGAGCAGCACCCCCGTCTTCGACGGTCACAACGACCTGCCCATCGCGCTGCGGGCCCGCTCCGGCTACAGCGTCGAGGGGCTGGACGACGGCCGCCCCGACCTCCACACCGACCTGCCCAGGCTGCGCGCCGGAGGGGTCGGCGCACAGTTCTGGTCGGTGTACGTCTCCTCCCAACTCCCCGAACCCGAGGCCGTGGTGGCCACGCTGGAGCAGATCGACGCCGTGTACCGGCTCGTCGCCCGCTACCCGGACACCCTGCGGATCGCCTACACCGCCGCCGACGTCGAGCGCTCGCTCGCCGACGGACGGATCGCGTCCCTGCTCGGTATCGAGGGCGGCCACAGCCTCGCCGAGTCCCCGGGCGTCCTGCGGTCGTACGCCCGGCTCGGCGTCCGGTATGTGACCCTCACCCACAACGACAACACCAGTTGGGCGGACTCGGCCACCGACGAGCCCGGCGTCGGCGGCCTGAACGACACCGGCCGCGCGATCGTCGCCGAACTCAACCGCACCGGCGTGCTGGTGGACCTCTCCCACGTCGCCGAGTCCACCCAGCGCGCGGCGCTCGCCGCCTCGACCTCCCCGGTGCTGTTCAGCCACTCCTCCGTACGCGCCCTCAACGACCATCCGCGCAATGTCGCCGACCCGGTCCTGGAACTGCTGCGGGACAACGGCGGAGTCATCCAGCTCACCTTCGTCCCGTACTTCATCTCGGCCGAAGTCGCCGAGTGGGCACAGGAGTTGCGGGCCGAACGCGAACGTCTCGGGCTGCCCTCGCAGCCCTGGACCTGGCCGCGCGCACCACGCCCGGGCGAGGAACCGGCCCAGGTGGCCAAGGAGTTCGCGGCCGGAGTCACGGTGACCGCCGACGACGACCGGCTGCGCCGCTGGACCGAGCGACACCCGCGCCCCGAGGTGACGGTGGCCCAGGTCGCCGATCACGTCGAGCACGCCCGCGAGGTGGCCGGCCGGGACCACATCGGCCTCGGCGGCGACTACGACGGCGTCGACCACCAGCCCGTCGGCCTCGCCGACGTCTCCGGCTACCCGGTGCTGCTGCGCGAACTCGCCGGCCGCGGCTGGTCCAGGGCCGACCTGGAGGCCCTGACCGGCCGCAATGTGCTGCGCGTCCTGCGCGAGGCCGAACACCGCGCGACCGAACCGCTGTGGCCGACGGCTCCCTTGCGGTGA
- a CDS encoding ABC transporter ATP-binding protein gives MTDLLRIEDLHVTFATDAGAAPAVKGVSLSVAPGEVLALVGESGSGKTVTARSVLGLLPATATARGRVLLGDGTADPAEDVLTASPARLRALRGTHAAMVFQEPSTALNPVFTIGWQLTEGLRAHGHGSGKAERRTLAVEWLDKVGIPDPATRVNHYPHQLSGGQKQRAVIAMALALGTRLIVADEPTTALDVTVQAEILELLHRCRTDFGTAVLLITHNMGVVADLADRVAVMSEGEVVEQAPVRELFTAPAHPYTRELLAAVPVFGEQSRTPTSATGDERPVVRAAGLVVDYPGRLGRKGFRAVGGVSFEIRPGEVLGLVGESGSGKTTIGRVVAGLTAATGGELTVFGEPLTTRRRTRGRAGHIGYVFQDPAASFNTLLTVADSVAEPLAVHRRELGAAAIRAEAEALLNSVHLPRSYADRYPHELSGGQRQRAALARALALRPPLIVADEPTSALDVSVQAKVLGLFTELQRELGFAALFISHALAVVEQVADRVVVLHRGRVAASGSTAQVLGSPQDDYTRRLVASLPVADPVRQGRHRHTLGEGVASA, from the coding sequence ATGACTGACCTCCTGCGCATCGAGGACCTGCACGTCACCTTCGCCACGGACGCCGGCGCGGCTCCCGCGGTGAAAGGCGTGAGCCTGTCCGTCGCCCCCGGCGAGGTACTGGCCCTCGTCGGCGAGAGCGGCAGCGGCAAGACCGTCACCGCCAGGTCGGTCCTGGGGCTGCTGCCCGCCACCGCGACCGCCCGCGGCCGGGTCCTGCTCGGCGACGGCACCGCCGACCCGGCCGAGGACGTGCTCACCGCGTCCCCCGCCCGACTGCGCGCCCTGCGCGGCACCCACGCCGCGATGGTCTTCCAGGAGCCCTCCACCGCGCTCAACCCGGTCTTCACCATCGGCTGGCAGCTCACCGAGGGCCTGCGCGCCCACGGCCACGGCAGCGGCAAGGCCGAGCGCCGGACCCTGGCCGTCGAATGGCTCGACAAGGTCGGCATCCCCGACCCCGCCACCCGCGTGAACCACTACCCCCACCAACTCTCCGGCGGCCAGAAGCAACGCGCCGTCATCGCCATGGCCCTCGCCCTCGGCACCCGGCTCATCGTGGCCGACGAACCCACCACGGCCCTCGACGTCACCGTCCAGGCGGAGATCCTCGAACTCCTGCACCGCTGCCGCACCGACTTCGGCACCGCCGTGCTCCTCATCACCCACAACATGGGCGTCGTCGCCGACCTCGCGGACCGGGTGGCCGTGATGAGCGAGGGCGAGGTCGTCGAACAGGCCCCGGTCCGCGAGCTGTTCACGGCGCCCGCCCACCCGTACACCCGCGAACTGCTGGCCGCCGTACCGGTCTTCGGGGAGCAGAGCCGGACGCCGACCTCCGCGACGGGCGACGAGCGGCCTGTCGTACGGGCCGCCGGGCTGGTTGTGGACTACCCCGGGCGACTGGGCAGGAAGGGCTTCCGCGCGGTCGGCGGCGTGAGTTTCGAGATCCGGCCGGGCGAGGTGCTCGGGCTGGTGGGGGAGAGCGGCAGCGGCAAGACCACCATCGGCCGGGTGGTCGCCGGTCTGACCGCCGCGACCGGCGGTGAACTCACCGTGTTCGGCGAGCCGTTGACGACCCGCCGCCGCACCCGCGGCCGGGCCGGCCATATCGGCTACGTCTTCCAGGACCCGGCCGCCAGCTTCAACACGCTGCTCACCGTCGCCGACAGCGTCGCGGAGCCATTGGCCGTCCACCGGCGTGAACTGGGGGCCGCGGCGATCCGGGCCGAGGCCGAGGCGCTGCTGAACTCCGTTCATCTGCCCCGGAGTTACGCCGACCGCTATCCGCACGAACTCAGCGGCGGTCAGCGTCAGCGCGCGGCCCTGGCCCGGGCGCTCGCCCTGCGGCCCCCGCTGATCGTCGCGGACGAGCCGACCTCGGCCCTCGACGTGTCCGTCCAGGCGAAGGTGCTCGGCCTCTTCACCGAACTCCAGCGGGAGTTGGGCTTCGCGGCGCTGTTCATCAGCCATGCCCTCGCGGTGGTCGAGCAGGTCGCCGACCGCGTGGTCGTGCTGCACCGGGGCCGGGTCGCCGCGTCCGGTTCGACGGCACAGGTACTGGGCAGTCCACAGGACGACTACACGCGGCGGCTGGTCGCCTCCCTGCCCGTCGCCGACCCGGTACGGCAGGGCCGGCACCGGCACACCCTGGGCGAAGGAGTGGCAAGCGCATGA
- a CDS encoding ABC transporter permease has protein sequence MAQLLVRRPALLPDRLRARLRTGGAVQRAMLLTGAVLTVLFVLTALLGPFLAPYGYAQLQDGGRLFGSQQHPSGAHPLGTTIAGYDVLSRTVWGARTALEIILAALLLSVIPGTVLGLASGCLGGRLDRLLVGLADALYAFPPLLLAIVMSIVISGGQSSLVGGLGAAACSVAVAFVPQYFRVVRAEVTRVKAEPFVDAARVIGTGTWRIMFRHVLRNSVRTLPLIFTINASEAILTLAGLGFLGFGIEPNSASEWGYDLNRSVADVTSGLWWTAIPPGLAIVLTVLGTTLLGESLTDLADPRLRRHGGTTAKATGTGTDGGADDD, from the coding sequence GTGGCCCAACTCCTCGTGCGACGGCCCGCCTTGCTGCCGGACCGCCTGCGCGCACGGCTGCGCACCGGCGGCGCGGTACAGCGCGCCATGCTCCTCACCGGCGCCGTACTCACCGTGCTGTTCGTCCTCACCGCCCTCCTCGGACCATTCCTCGCCCCGTACGGCTACGCCCAACTCCAGGATGGGGGACGGCTGTTCGGCTCGCAGCAGCACCCCAGCGGCGCCCATCCGCTGGGCACCACCATCGCCGGGTACGACGTGCTCTCCCGCACGGTGTGGGGCGCCAGGACCGCCCTGGAGATCATCCTCGCCGCGCTGCTGCTCTCGGTGATCCCCGGCACCGTGCTCGGGCTGGCCTCCGGCTGTCTCGGCGGCCGCCTCGACCGGCTGCTGGTCGGGCTGGCCGACGCGCTCTACGCGTTCCCGCCGCTGCTGCTCGCCATCGTCATGTCGATCGTGATCAGCGGCGGACAGTCCAGCCTCGTCGGCGGCCTCGGCGCGGCGGCCTGCTCGGTCGCCGTCGCGTTCGTACCGCAGTACTTCCGTGTCGTACGGGCGGAAGTGACCCGGGTGAAGGCGGAGCCCTTCGTCGACGCGGCCCGGGTGATCGGCACCGGCACCTGGCGGATCATGTTCCGGCACGTGCTGCGCAACTCGGTCCGCACCCTCCCGCTGATCTTCACCATCAACGCCTCCGAGGCGATCCTCACCCTCGCCGGGCTCGGCTTCCTCGGCTTCGGCATCGAACCCAACTCGGCGTCCGAGTGGGGCTACGACCTCAACCGCTCGGTCGCGGACGTCACTTCGGGTCTGTGGTGGACCGCGATCCCGCCGGGCCTGGCCATCGTGCTCACCGTGCTCGGCACGACCCTGCTCGGCGAGAGCCTCACCGACCTCGCCGACCCGCGACTGCGACGACACGGCGGCACGACCGCGAAGGCGACCGGCACCGGAACGGACGGAGGCGCGGACGATGACTGA
- a CDS encoding ABC transporter permease subunit — translation MGPGGCRTGRRRRPGAREWRPAPAGRRTARPSTGQACSGWSRATGWCRSVRDRERGRDGCCDVSTDPQASDSSSQGRRTFGWKGLGYELAHYLTVRDFPAVQGIVALFAVVVAVTNFLVDVVAALIDPRVRY, via the coding sequence ATCGGACCGGGCGGGTGTCGTACCGGACGACGGAGACGGCCCGGGGCCAGGGAGTGGCGTCCCGCGCCTGCCGGTCGCCGGACCGCCCGGCCTTCGACGGGGCAGGCGTGTTCCGGCTGGAGTCGGGCCACCGGCTGGTGTCGATCAGTTCGGGACCGGGAGCGCGGCCGAGACGGATGTTGCGATGTTTCCACGGACCCGCAAGCGTCCGACTCGTCGTCGCAAGGCCGACGAACCTTCGGCTGGAAGGGCCTCGGCTACGAACTCGCCCACTATCTGACGGTCCGTGACTTCCCGGCAGTGCAGGGCATCGTGGCCCTGTTCGCCGTCGTCGTGGCGGTGACGAACTTCCTCGTCGACGTCGTCGCGGCCCTCATCGATCCCCGAGTGAGGTACTGA